Sequence from the Corallococcus sp. EGB genome:
GGTGACCATGCCCACCGCGCCCCGCGTCTCCAGCAGCACGTCCTCGCTCATGCCGTGGGGGATATCAGCCCGGGAGGGGCTCGCAGGGGAGATTCGGGGGTGACATGGCGGCAGAAATCGGTATTGGGAGGAACATGACTTCCGCAGCCGCCCCCCTGCTCGCCGCCGTCTTCGACATGGATGGCACGCTCGTCGACAACATGGACTTCCACAATCGCGCCTGGGTGACCCTCGCCCGGAAGCTGGGGCTGGATGGCCTGACCGCGGAACGTTTCCAGAACGAGTTCGCGGGCAAGAAGAACGAGGAGATCCTCCCGCAGCTGTTGGGCCGCGCCCTCTCCGTCGCGGAGCTGGACGCGCTCGCGGAAGAGAAGGAGTCGCACTACCGCGCCATCTACCGGCCGTACCTGGCGCTGCACCGGGGCGCGGAGGGCTTCCTGCACCGCCTGCGCGACGCGCGCCTTCCCCTGGCCGTGGCCACCGCCGCGCCGCAGGACAACCGCGAGCTGGTGCTGGACGGGCTCGCCGTGCGTCCGCTCTTCACCTGTGTCGTCGGCGCCGAACAGGTGGAGCGCGGCAAGCCCGCGCCGGACATCTTCCTCGCCGCGGCGAAGGCGCTGCAGGTGCCGCCCGAGTCGTGCCTGGCCTTCGAGGACGCCATCAACGGCGTGCTGTCCGCGCGCGCGGCCGGCATGGTCACCGTGGGCATCACCACCACCACGACCGCGGAGGCGCTGAAGAACGCGGGGGCCCACTACACCGCCCCGGACTTCGACTCGCTGCCCCCGGAGCTGCTCGCGCGCCTCTTCGAATCCCGGGCCTGAGGGCACACACGCCCCACCCCGGGTCCAGGCTCCCAGGGGAAGCGGGTCGCCAAAAGGGCGCCAGACGCGGTGACGTTGTGTAGTGTTCGGTGGCCATGTCGACGTCCGCCGCCAAACTCAAGCTCCCCTCGGGCCCGTCCCGGCACGTGTACGACGTCATCGTGTTGGGCAGTCAGGTCGGAGGCGCGCTCGCCGCCGCGCTCCTGGCGAAGCGCAGCCACCGCGTGTTGCTGGTGGAGCACGACGGCATGGGGCCCGGCTACGAGCACGACGGCTTCGTGCTGCCCTACGCCCCGTTCGTCGCGCCGCCCCTCAAGGCCATGCCCGCCGTGGAGGAAGCCCTCACCGAGCTGGGGCTGTCCACCGTCATCGGCCGGGCGCTGCGCCCGCACGCGCCGGAGCTCCAGCTGGTGCTGCCGAAGAACCGGGTGGACCTGTCCGGGGACGCCACCCGCCGCCGCGCGGAGCTGACGCGCGAGTTCGGCGAGGCCGGCGAGGGCATCCAGGGCGCGCTCACCGGCAGCGCCGCGCAGCACGAGGCCACCGACGCCTTCTTCAAGGCCGGGCCCCAGCTGCCGCCCGACGGCTTCTTCGAGGGCTGGAAGCTCAAGGGGCAGATCAAGGAGCACCCGGCCCTGGAGGCCGCGCCCCGGCTCGCGGGGGATGATCCGGCGCTGTCGCTGGTGCGCGGCCTGCTGCCCTTCCTCGTCCACCTGGAGAAGCCTGGCGCGCCCCTGGCGCAGACGCGGGCCCTGTCCCAGGTGCTCACCGCGCCATCCACCTACCCCGGCGGCATGGACGCCCTGCGCGACGTGCTCACCCGCCGGCTGACGGAGCTGGGCGGCGACGTGCTGGGCCGCGACAACCCGGCGGGCTTCATCGTGGAGGAGCTCGCGTTCGAGGGCAGCAAGTTCTCCGGCGTGAAGCTGGTGCGCTCGGACACGCTGTACCGCGCGTCGTGCCTGGTGACGGCCACGGACTCCGGGGCGCTGCGCCGGCTGGTGACGGACAAGAAGCACCACCGCGGCCTGCTGGAGCACCTGGATCAGTCCAACATCAAGTCGCTGCTCTTCAGCGTGAACTGGGTGGTGCCGGAGGCGGCGCTCCCGCGCGGCATGGGCGAGCTGGTGCTCCTGGACACACAGGACCCGGAGCTGGGCCCGCTGCTCGTGCAGCAGCACCCGGCGCGCACCGCCGGGGCCACCGGGCACAAGGACGTGGAGGGCGTGCGCGTGGTGTGCGCGGGCGCCTTCGTCCCGGCCTCCGCTCGCGAAGAAGGAGAGGAGCACCTCCGGGCGCTCGCGAGCCGCATCGAGGAGCACCTGGACCGGCTGATGCCCTTCACGAAGCAGCACCGCGCCCTGCGCTCGGTCCCCTACCTGGACGCCGGGGGGGTGCGTGGCAGCCGGCTCATGCCCCACCCGCTCTACACCTTCGAGACGGAAGCCTTCCTGGGCGTCACGGGGTTGAAGCAGCGCACCCCCGCGAAGAACGTGATCCTGGCGGGCCGTGAAGTCCTGCCCGGCCTCGGCCTGGAGGGCGAGCTGTTGGCGGGCATGCGGGCCGCGCGGCTGGTGCAGGAGATGTTGAACAAGAAGGATCCGCTCAAGCGATAGCGTGTCGCTTCGGATCCGGCTGGATTTCCGGCCTGTTTCTGGTAGGGTCCGCCGCTCTTTTATGGGCTGCTGTCGAACGCCCCAGTTTTCAAGGAGTTAGCAGTCATGGCGTGGAAGTGCGACCTCTGTGGGAAGCGTCCGCTGGTGGGTAACAACGTCAGCCACGCGAACAACAAGACCAAGAAGCGGACCCTCCCGAACCTGCAGAAGCTGCGGGCGAACGTGAACGGCTCCGTGGAGCGCGTTCTGGCCTGCACCCGCTGCATCAAGGCGGGCAAGGTGACCAAGGCCGCCTGAAGTCCGGGAGCCATCCGGTGGGCATGACGCGCGCTCGAAAGTCCGCGCTTCCGCCCACCGAACGGCTCCATCCCCGTGCGGACGACCTGGACCTCCTCCCTGTCGAGGCGGTTGTCCGACGGCTGCATCAAGAAGACCTGATCGCGCTTCGCGCGGTCCGTGAAGCGTTGCCGTCCATCGCGGCGGCGGCCCGGGCCGTGGCGGAAGCGTTGCGCGCTGGTGGCAGGCTGCTCTACGTGGGCGCGGGCACCAGCGGCCGGCTCGGCGTGCTCGACGCGAGCGAATGTCCCCCCACCTTCGGCGTCCCGGCGACGCGGGTCCAGGCTGCCATTGCCGGTGGCCGGCGGGCCCTGACGCGCGCCGTGGAGGGCGCCGAGGACGACGTCGCCGCGGGGGCCCGGGCGGTGCGGGCGTTCCGGGCGACGGCGCGGGACGTGGTGTGCGGCATCTCCGCGTCGGCCTCCACGCCCTATGTCCGGGGCGCGCTGGACGAGGCCCGCGTGCGCCACGCGCAGACGGTGCTGGTGTGCTGCAACCCGCCTGGCCCGGGCATGCGCGCGGACACGGTGGTGCTGGCGCGCACGGGGCCGGAGGTGGTGGCGGGCTCCACGCGGCTCAAGGCGGGGACGGCGACGAAGCTGGTGCTCAACGCCATCACCACCGCGGCCTTCGTGGCCCTGGGCCACGTGTACCGGGGACGCATGGTGGACGTGCGCCCGACGAACACGAAGCTGCGGGCGCGGGCCGCGCGGATGGTGGCGGAGCTGACGGAGCTCCCTCCCGCGCGAGCCGGAGCGCTGCTCGACGCCGCGGGGGGCAACGTGAAGCTGGCGCTGGCCATGCACTTCACGGGGCTTCCGGCGGCCCAGGCCCGGCGCCGGCTGAAGGATGCGGGCCTGCGAGGGCTCGAACGCCCAGCGGCCTCCCGAGCAGCCCCGCGCCGGCGCTGAAGCGCGCCCTGCTCTCTCCGAAAATCGACAGCCCGCCGTCCATCCGCTGAACACGAGCCCCTGTCCGGGCGTCATTCTCCAACAGGGAGGGTGCCCCTCCGGGCCGGGGGCCGGCGGGCGTGGGAGCAGGCCCTTAGACTTGGGGCATGCACCCCGCCACGACATCCGCTCCCTCCCTGCCCCCGCGGCTGTGCGTGGGCGTGCTGTCCGGCACGAGCGTGGACGCGGCGGACGCGGCCCTGTGCCGTGTGGAGGGCACAGGCGCGGACGTGAGGCTCCAGCTGCTCGCGCATGTCTCCCACCCCTTCACGCCGGAGCTCGTCTCGCGGGTGCTGGGCCCGCAGGATGCCCGCAGCCTCTGCGCCCTCAACTTCGAGCTGGGCGAGCGCTTCGCGGATGCGGTGCTCGCTGTCATCGCGCGCGCGGGCGTGAAGCCCGGAGACATCCACGTCGTGGGCTCGCACGGCCAGACGATGGCCCATTTGCCCCCGGACCTGTCCCCCATCGCCTCCACGCTCCAGATTGGCGAGGCGGCCGTCATCGCCGAGCGCACCGGACTGCCCGTCGTCAGCGACTTCCGCACCCGCGACATGGCCGTGGGCGGACAGGGCGCGCCGCTCGTGCCGTACATGGACTGGGCCGTCTTCCGGAACCGCGAGCGTCCGGACGTCACGCGCGCGTTCCTCAACCTGGGCGGCATCGCCAACATCAGCGTCGTGGGCGAGCACATGGACGACACGCTCGCGTTCGACACCGGGCCCGCGAACATGGTGCTGGATGGCCTGGCGCGCCGGGTGACGAAGGGACAGCTCGCGTGCGACCGGGACGGCAGCCTGTCCTCCCGGGGCGAGGTGCTCCCGGGGCTCCTGGAGGAACTGCTCGCGCACCCGTTCCTCGCGCGCCCTCCCCCGCGCAGCGCGGGCCGCGAGGGCTTCGGCGAGCCGCTGGTGGACCGGCTCTGGGCGGCGGCCCCGAACCGGCCCCACGACTTGATGGCCACCGCGCGCGCCTTCACCGTGGAGGCCACCGCGCGCGCCTTCGACACGTGGATCCGCCCCCGCTTCCCCCGGCTGGAGGCGGTGTATGTCTCTGGCGGCGGGACGCGGAACCCGGTGCTCATGGCGGACCTGCGGGCGCGGCTGGCCCCGGTGCCGCTGGAGCGGCTGGACGTGCTGGGCTTCCCCGAGGAGGCGAAGGAGGCGGCCCTCTTCGCCCTGCTCGCGGCCGAGCACCGGGCCGGGACGCCCGCGAATGTTCGCCCCGCAACTGGCGCCGGGCGCCGAGTCGTTCTAGGTAAGCTGACACCGTGAGCAGCGTGAACCTGATGGCCCGCGAAGTGGCCGCGAAGATCGTCTTCTACGGCCCCGGCCTGTCGGGGAAGACGACGTCCCTGCGAAAGATCTACGAGACCGTTCGCCCGGCCCACCGCGGAGAGATGATGTCCATCGCCACCGAGGGCGACCGGACGCTCTTCTTCGACTTCCTGCCGGTGAAGGTGGAGCGCGTGGGCGACTGCTCCGTGCGCCTGGCCCTCTACACCGTGCCCGGACAGGTCTTCTACAACGCCACCCGCAAGCTGGTGCTCCAGGGCGCGGACGGCGTCGTGTTCGTGGCGGACTCGCAGGCGGAGGCCATGGACGCCAACCGCGAGTCGCTCTCCAACCTGGAGGAGAACCTCCTGGAGAACGGCATCCGCCTGGACCGCTTCCCGCTGGTGATGCAGTGGAACAAGCGGGACCTGGACCACGTCCTCTCCGTGGAGGAGCTGCGCCGGGAGCTCAACCCGCGCGGCGTCCCCGACTTCGAGACGGCCGCCACCAACGGCCGCGGCGTGATGGACGCGCTCAAGACCATCACCCGGCTGGTCATCAAGGACCTGCGCGCCAAGCGCATCGTCCCGCCGCCCCGCCCCGCCCCGCCGCCTCCCGGGAGCGCTCCCGCGGGCCTGGAGGCGCAGCTCTCGCAGCACCTGAGCCAGCGCCAGCCCCCGGCCGCGACGCCGACCGCCGCCACCGCGAGCCCCGCGGCCACCGCGAGTTCCTCCATCGCCACGCCCGTGCCCCGCACGCTGACGGCGCCCGCTCCGCCCCGCGTGGAGCCCGCCACCGTGCCCGTGGTGGCGCCGAACACGGGCAGCAAGCTCCTGGGCCCCACGAGCGCGCTGGCGCCGGGGGACCTCTTCGACCACGCCCGGGCCGCGGAGGCCGCCTTCACGGCTGGGGACTACACCACCTGCGTCACCGCCTGCACCGACGCCGTCCGCCGCGCCATGGCGTTCGCGGGCGAAGGCACCCTGGCCCAGCAGGCCTTCCTGCTCCACGTGGACGGTTCGGACCTGCTGCGCCTGCAGGGCCTGTCCACGCTGCCGCAGCTGCGCGTGGATGACGCGGCCTTCGCGCTCTACGTCCTCATGCAGGTCTTCGTGCGGCTCAACGCCGTGGGGCTTCCGACCGCCGGGTGATTCGCGGGGGGCACGGCTCGCGGGCCGTGCCCGGGGGCCCCGCCTCAGCGCGGGAGCGTGAGCTGCAACAGCCCCATGCGGTGCAGCTTCGCCAGCGTCTTGAGCGTCTCCAGCTCGCGCGCGGGGCTGGCCAGCACCACCGTGGACACGTCCCACGTCCCGCTGATGAGCCCGGCGATCTGCCGCTCCTCCGGCTTGAGCATCACCATGGCCTGCGGGGACTGGATCAGCTGCGGCACCACCAGCGGCGGCAGGTCCGCGTAGAGGGCGGCCACGTGCTCGCGCTGCACCAGGCGCGCGAACTCGCGCACGCGCCGGTCCGCGGGGTCGCTGGCCAGCAGTGACGCGCACACGATGCCGGCCGCGTCGTACTGGCCCTCGCGCATCAGCACCGCGCCCTTCTCCAGCATCTCCGCCACCGGATCCGCTTCCACCTGCGGCGCGCCGTCCACCTCCACCAGCTTCGCGCGCAAGAGCTCGTGCACCCGGCGCGTCACGGAGGAGCGCGACACGCCCATGGACAGCCGCAGCCGCCCCAGGTTCTGCGGCGTCGTCGTCAGCGCCAGGATGATCCGGTGCATCAGCGGCTGGCTGGGGCTGGGCGGCGCCAGCGCCTTCACGCTCAGCGCGTCGATGGGCAGCGCCTTGTCCACGTCCCCCTGCTCGTCCACCCAGCGCAGGGACTCGAAGAGCAGCTCGCGGATGCTCATGTCGGACGGCACCCAGTCCTCACCGGTGCGGTCCGCGTCCTCGGTCCAGTGGAAGGTGCCCTGCCCCGCGATGGTCAGGTCCGTCATCGCGGCGAACAGCTCCTCGCGGCCCAGGTCGCGCACCCAGCGCGCCTGCACGCCGTGCGCGTCGAAGGCCGCGTCCA
This genomic interval carries:
- the rpmB gene encoding 50S ribosomal protein L28 — protein: MAWKCDLCGKRPLVGNNVSHANNKTKKRTLPNLQKLRANVNGSVERVLACTRCIKAGKVTKAA
- a CDS encoding ATP/GTP-binding protein, which encodes MSSVNLMAREVAAKIVFYGPGLSGKTTSLRKIYETVRPAHRGEMMSIATEGDRTLFFDFLPVKVERVGDCSVRLALYTVPGQVFYNATRKLVLQGADGVVFVADSQAEAMDANRESLSNLEENLLENGIRLDRFPLVMQWNKRDLDHVLSVEELRRELNPRGVPDFETAATNGRGVMDALKTITRLVIKDLRAKRIVPPPRPAPPPPGSAPAGLEAQLSQHLSQRQPPAATPTAATASPAATASSSIATPVPRTLTAPAPPRVEPATVPVVAPNTGSKLLGPTSALAPGDLFDHARAAEAAFTAGDYTTCVTACTDAVRRAMAFAGEGTLAQQAFLLHVDGSDLLRLQGLSTLPQLRVDDAAFALYVLMQVFVRLNAVGLPTAG
- a CDS encoding DUF4388 domain-containing protein, which translates into the protein MAIHGDLFSYPLPEFLQWLDSSRKTGTLQLSWEAGERKLFLLSGQVGATASEGLRGRVARLLSLPKLATGTRVLSAFDELARTPDVDAAFDAHGVQARWVRDLGREELFAAMTDLTIAGQGTFHWTEDADRTGEDWVPSDMSIRELLFESLRWVDEQGDVDKALPIDALSVKALAPPSPSQPLMHRIILALTTTPQNLGRLRLSMGVSRSSVTRRVHELLRAKLVEVDGAPQVEADPVAEMLEKGAVLMREGQYDAAGIVCASLLASDPADRRVREFARLVQREHVAALYADLPPLVVPQLIQSPQAMVMLKPEERQIAGLISGTWDVSTVVLASPARELETLKTLAKLHRMGLLQLTLPR
- a CDS encoding anhydro-N-acetylmuramic acid kinase yields the protein MHPATTSAPSLPPRLCVGVLSGTSVDAADAALCRVEGTGADVRLQLLAHVSHPFTPELVSRVLGPQDARSLCALNFELGERFADAVLAVIARAGVKPGDIHVVGSHGQTMAHLPPDLSPIASTLQIGEAAVIAERTGLPVVSDFRTRDMAVGGQGAPLVPYMDWAVFRNRERPDVTRAFLNLGGIANISVVGEHMDDTLAFDTGPANMVLDGLARRVTKGQLACDRDGSLSSRGEVLPGLLEELLAHPFLARPPPRSAGREGFGEPLVDRLWAAAPNRPHDLMATARAFTVEATARAFDTWIRPRFPRLEAVYVSGGGTRNPVLMADLRARLAPVPLERLDVLGFPEEAKEAALFALLAAEHRAGTPANVRPATGAGRRVVLGKLTP
- a CDS encoding NAD(P)-binding protein, which codes for MSTSAAKLKLPSGPSRHVYDVIVLGSQVGGALAAALLAKRSHRVLLVEHDGMGPGYEHDGFVLPYAPFVAPPLKAMPAVEEALTELGLSTVIGRALRPHAPELQLVLPKNRVDLSGDATRRRAELTREFGEAGEGIQGALTGSAAQHEATDAFFKAGPQLPPDGFFEGWKLKGQIKEHPALEAAPRLAGDDPALSLVRGLLPFLVHLEKPGAPLAQTRALSQVLTAPSTYPGGMDALRDVLTRRLTELGGDVLGRDNPAGFIVEELAFEGSKFSGVKLVRSDTLYRASCLVTATDSGALRRLVTDKKHHRGLLEHLDQSNIKSLLFSVNWVVPEAALPRGMGELVLLDTQDPELGPLLVQQHPARTAGATGHKDVEGVRVVCAGAFVPASAREEGEEHLRALASRIEEHLDRLMPFTKQHRALRSVPYLDAGGVRGSRLMPHPLYTFETEAFLGVTGLKQRTPAKNVILAGREVLPGLGLEGELLAGMRAARLVQEMLNKKDPLKR
- a CDS encoding HAD family phosphatase: MTSAAAPLLAAVFDMDGTLVDNMDFHNRAWVTLARKLGLDGLTAERFQNEFAGKKNEEILPQLLGRALSVAELDALAEEKESHYRAIYRPYLALHRGAEGFLHRLRDARLPLAVATAAPQDNRELVLDGLAVRPLFTCVVGAEQVERGKPAPDIFLAAAKALQVPPESCLAFEDAINGVLSARAAGMVTVGITTTTTAEALKNAGAHYTAPDFDSLPPELLARLFESRA
- a CDS encoding N-acetylmuramic acid 6-phosphate etherase, with product MTRARKSALPPTERLHPRADDLDLLPVEAVVRRLHQEDLIALRAVREALPSIAAAARAVAEALRAGGRLLYVGAGTSGRLGVLDASECPPTFGVPATRVQAAIAGGRRALTRAVEGAEDDVAAGARAVRAFRATARDVVCGISASASTPYVRGALDEARVRHAQTVLVCCNPPGPGMRADTVVLARTGPEVVAGSTRLKAGTATKLVLNAITTAAFVALGHVYRGRMVDVRPTNTKLRARAARMVAELTELPPARAGALLDAAGGNVKLALAMHFTGLPAAQARRRLKDAGLRGLERPAASRAAPRRR